TTATTTAACTTTAAAATGGACTCTGAAAATCCTTTTATATTAATATTGTCGGGGCAATCGCAAATCAGGAACAAATTACAGTTAGCGGTAAATGCACCTTTAAAGCAGCGTATAGCCGTAAAATACGTAATGCAGGGGTTAAAGCCTGAGGAACTTTCAGACTATATTTTTACAAGGCTAAAGTCTGCCGGTTTACATGAAAATATATTTACCCAGGCTGCAATTGAAGCTATTTATTCTGCATCAAAAGGCGTACCCCGCCTTGTTAACAGTCTTGCAACCTCAAGCCTTATGTATGCTTGTTCAATAAAGCAAAAGCATGTAGATGAAGAATTTGAAAATTTGATTATCGCGTTCCTATTTTAATTTGAAAATATTCACTAATTTGTGGTAAAATTGACCTAAAATAATTTGAAAATATTATCTAATTTAATTTGAAAATTTACAATATATTTAACAAGTTAAAAGGGATTGGTAGAGTACCTATTATTGCACAAATTGGTGGTTTTCGAGGACATCGGAGACGGGGACGTTATATGGAATTTACTATGTTCTGTTCCATACGAGGGAGAGTTTTGAGCGAGAGGCTTTGGAAAAGCAGAATAACATTATTTGTGAAAATTACAAATATTCACAGTAGATATATTTGGTTAGAGGTGAAGATATTGAGGGATCCTGATGTTGAAGCTATATTCAAATTTATAAAACCTGAAGATGGCGGTAGAAAGTTATGTGTATCTGGATATCGACCAGTACATAAAGTTTGTGAAAATTATTTAACTACTGGAATTCATCATTATTACGATAAAGATATTGTATATCCAGGAGAATTTATTTGGGGAACAATTACGTTTATTACACCAGAATACTACCCAAATTGTCTTTGGAAAGGCAAGATTATCACTATTCAAGAAGGTAGAAAAATTGTTGGGTATGCGGAGATCGTTAAGATATTCAACGAAATTTTAAGATCAGACAATAAAACTGAGCATGACAATGGTGTGTAGCCTAAGTTATTTGAGGCTCGAACATCCTTGTCCTAGTCTGGCTTTGAGGGACAGGGAACTCTACATGTCAAAGCTTATTCTAAAGGGTGTGGTGGAGAAAGGACATGAAAAAGGGTTCTGTAAGTTATCCCAAAAAAAAGCCACACCGTAGCTCTTCATCGGCTCGAGTGCACCGATAAATAAAGATTTTTTCTTTTTAGAGAAATAAAAAGATTTGCAGGACGAGGATAAAGCCAGACTTGGATGACGGAGTAAAAGTAAATTATGCCAAATTTTAAGGTGTTGAGATACCTAAGGGAGAAGGCAAGAAGCCAATGATAACCGGGAGAATTCAGGATATTGCAGAACAGATAATGGTTGTTATAAAGAATAATATGCTTGTTTTATCGGTGATAGACGGATTGAAAAGAAAAAGAAGAATATCCAATGCTTGTTATTAGAGAGGCTGTTGTAAATTCCCTTGTACATAGAAATTACAGCATCAGCGGTTCTAAAATAAGGGTGTTAATGTATGACGACCGGATTGAGTTTAGAAGCCCGGGACGGCTTCCTAATACGGTTACAATAGAAAAAATGAAAATTGGTGTATCCTATGCCCGGAATCCTTTTCTTGTTAAGTATATGGAAAATATGATATATATTGATCAGCTGGGAAGAGGAATACCTATGATACTGAAGAAAATGAAGGAAGCAGGCGCAAAAGAACCATTACTCATGGAGCAGGGAGAAGAGTTTGTTTTAATAATATACAAAGCATAGATTTTTTAGAGTTTGAAAATGCAAAGATACTAAAACTGAGTAATAATATTTTTTGATAAATACCAATTAGAAGAAGCGGATACTCAATCCAGTTACCTTATTTATATACCTTTTGGAGAACCAAGTCTTAGGGAGAATTATAAGGTATACAAAGAAACATTACCTGAAAACCTTCAACTTAGGGCGGGAGAATAACCGGTAAAAATATACTGGGCTTATGACAATGAACTTTCAAAGGATTAAGGTCTTAGACAAACAAGATATAAAAACGGAACAGGATAACAATTTTTAACAATTTTAAAAGCTTGTTTTTTGTCCTTTAGTAATTTAAAATTATAGGAAAAAGATTATTTAGAAAAGGAGAGAGAATATGTTTAAAAAAGCAACATGTATTTTACTTACAATCATACTAATTACGTCATTTGTAACATTTCAGGCAACAGCACAAGAACAGAATATAGTGGTTAAAATTGATGGTGAAGTGGTAGAATTTCCTGATGCAAAGCCTTTTATAGACGAACAATCCAGAACATTATGCCCTATCAGATTTATTGCTGAGAATTTGGGTGCTGAAGTTTTATGGAATAATGAAGACAAAACGGTATCAATTAAGAAAGATGATACTGATATCCTGCTAAAGATAGGTGACAACACAGCAGTGGTTAACGGTGTTGAAAAAACATTTGATACATATCCCCAGATTTTTGAAGACAGGACTTATGTTCCATTGAGATTTATAAGTGAAACACTGGAAATGGACGTTGATTGGGACGGTGAAACAAAAACAGTTATAATAACAACCCCGGAAAAATTAGCTGAACTCAGTACAGAAGAACACTTTGA
The genomic region above belongs to Acetivibrio saccincola and contains:
- a CDS encoding ExeA family protein encodes the protein MKQAIMSLYYNQKITPVIILDEVQMLSNSILEELRLLFNFKMDSENPFILILSGQSQIRNKLQLAVNAPLKQRIAVKYVMQGLKPEELSDYIFTRLKSAGLHENIFTQAAIEAIYSASKGVPRLVNSLATSSLMYACSIKQKHVDEEFENLIIAFLF
- a CDS encoding ATP-binding protein produces the protein MLVIREAVVNSLVHRNYSISGSKIRVLMYDDRIEFRSPGRLPNTVTIEKMKIGVSYARNPFLVKYMENMIYIDQLGRGIPMILKKMKEAGAKEPLLMEQGEEFVLIIYKA